In Cyprinus carpio isolate SPL01 chromosome B7, ASM1834038v1, whole genome shotgun sequence, a genomic segment contains:
- the zgc:162297 gene encoding uncharacterized protein F13E9.13, mitochondrial → MKFFNLFGRLKSNVIGMIHVGALPGAPLNRAAISEITEEACREAEIYHHAGLDGLIIENMHDIPYTLEVGPEVCASMTAVCAAVRGLYPSWPLGVQILSAANQSALAVALASGLDFIRAEGFVFSHVADEGLLNACAGELLRYRRRIGAEHIQIFTDIKKKHSAHALTSDVSIAETAQAAEFFLSDGVIVTGTATGAQADPEELREVTQSVRIPVLIGSGVTHANVEHYLQASAMIIGSHFKKGGYWANGVDTERVQRFMGKMHELRE, encoded by the exons ATGAAGTTTTTTAATCTGTTCGGTCGCTTAAAATCAAATGTCATAGGCATGATTCACGTCGGAGCCCTGCCAG gAGCCCCCCTGAACCGCGCAGCTATCTCTGAGATCACAGAGGAGGCATGTCGAGAGGCGGAAATTTACCACCACGCAGGACTT GATGGGCTGATCATTGAAAACATGCATGATATTCCATACACCCTTGAGGTGGGTCCAGAAGTCTGTGCATCCATGACAGCTGTGTGTGCAGCAGTCAGGGGCCTGTATCCATCTTGGCCGCTTGGTGTTCAGATTCTCTCAGCTGCAAACCAATCAGCATTGGCTGTTGCCCTGGCCTCAG GGCTGGATTTCATCCGTGCAGAGGGGTTTGTGTTCTCACATGTTGCAGATGAAGGCCTGTTAAATGCTTGTGCTGGTGAGCTGCTGCGCTACCGCAGACGCATTGGAGCAGAGCATATTCAGATCTTTACAGACATCAAGAAGAAGCACAG TGCACATGCCCTAACTTCAGATGTCAGCATAGCTGAGACGGCCCAAGCAGCTGAGTTCTTCCTCTCTGATGGAGTCATCGTCACAGGAACTGCCACTGGAGCGCAGGCTGATCCAGAGGAACTGAGGG AGGTTACCCAGTCTGTCCGGATCCCTGTTCTCATCGGTTCTGGTGTAACCCATGCTAATGTGGAGCACTACCTTCAAGCAAGTGCCATGATCATTGGCTCCCATTTCAAGAAAGGAGGTTACTGGGCAAATGGTGTGGATACTGAGAGAGTCCAAAGGTTCATGGGGAAGATGCATGAACTTCGGGAGTAA
- the LOC109054911 gene encoding G1/S-specific cyclin-E1: MPSKKVLRKEQVNPTDEAPTTISVRPRKRKADVAIHLQDPDEEITEMTRKKPCASQACWNPDTGYTSPCRRIPTPDEVEEPVAVGSVGFTQYASENIFITPTRSTPLPALCWASKDDVWNNLLRKDKLYLRDTHVMERHPNLQPKMRAILLDWLMEVCEVYKLHRETFYLGQDYFDRFMATQDNVLKTTLQLIGISCLFIASKMEEIYPPKVHQFAYVTDGACTEDDILSMEIIIMKELNWSLSPLTPVAWLNIYMQMAYLKETAEVLMAQYPQATFVQIAELLDLCILDVRSPEFSYGLLAASALFHFSSLELVMKVSGLKWCDLEECVRWMVPFAMSIREAGSSTLKTFKGVAADDMHNIQTHVPYLEWLERVHSYQLVDIESSQRSPVPSGVLTPPPSSEKPESTVS, encoded by the exons ATGCCAAGCAAGAAAGT GCTACGAAAAGAGCAGGTTAACCCTACAGATGAAGCTCCTACAACTATTTCAGTGCGTCCCAGGAAGAGAAAAGCAGACGTGGCTATT CATTTACAAGATCCAGATGAAGAGATCACAGAGATGACAAGAAAGAAACCATGTGCTTCCCAG GCCTGCTGGAATCCCGACACTGGTTACACAAGCCCATGCAGGCGGATCCCCACACCTGATGAAGTCGAGGAACCGGTTGCTGTTGGCAGCGTGGGATTCACACAGTACGCCtcagaaaacattttcatcacCCCTACGCGCTCTACCCCTCTGCCGGCCCTCTG CTGGGCAAGCAAAGATGACGTGTGGAACAACCTGCTCAGAAAAGACAAACTCTACCTGCGAGATACACACGTTATGGAGAGACATCCAAATCTTCAACCCAAAATGAGAGCAATTCTGCTGGATTGGCTAATGGAG gtttgtgaGGTGTACAAGTTACACCGAGAGACGTTTTACCTGGGTCAGGATTACTTCGATCGCTTCATGGCCACACAAGACAATGTTCTCAAAACAACACTACAGCTTATAGGCATCTCCTGTCTCTTCATCGCTTCCAAAATGGAG gAAATTTACCCTCCTAAGGTGCATCAGTTTGCTTACGTTACTGATGGGGCCTGCACAGAGGATGACATTCTTAGCATGGAGATTATCATCATGAAG GAGTTGAATTGGAGTTTGAGTCCTTTAACCCCAGTGGCTTGGCTCAACATCTACATGCAGATGGCCTATCTGAAGGAGACTGCTGAAGTTCTCATGGCCCAGTACCCACAGGCTACATTTGTGCAGATTGCAGAA cttttagATCTGTGTATACTGGATGTAAGAAGTCCGGAGTTCTCTTATGGTCTTCTCGCAGCTTCTGCACTCTTCCACTTCTCTTCTCTAGAGCTAGTGATGAAAGTTTCAG GGCTGAAGTGGTGTGACTTGGAGGAGTGTGTGAGATGGATGGTCCCTTTCGCCATGTCAATCCGTGAAGCAGGCAGCTCAACCCTCAAGACATTCAAAGGAGTCGCAGCAGATGATATGCACAATATCCAGACCCATGTCCCTTACTTGGAATGGCTG GAAAGGGTGCACTCGTATCAGCTAGTGGACATTGAGAGCAGTCAGAGGTCTCCAGTTCCCTCTGGAGTGCTCACACCACCACCCAGCAGTGAGAAGCCCGAGAGCACAGTCTCCTGA